DNA sequence from the Sulfurimonas sp. genome:
AAGAGAGTCAAAGCCAATATGTATTTTTGTCAATGTATGGAACACCGTTTAATGATGGCAACCGTATAAGAGACTACCATTGGAAAAAGTTATTGGAGAAGTTGGAACTACCGTATCAAAGACTCTATGATACAAGGTCAAGCTTTGCTACTATGATGTTATCTGGCGGAAAGTTTAGTATCAATCAGGTTGCACAGATGATGGGACATACTAATATCGAGATGTTGATATACAAGTACAATAAGTTTATACCATCGGAAGTAAAAAAGATTGATAAGTCAATTGGACTGTTTTAAACAAAAGTGTGTATTAAAAAAAGTAATACTAGAAAAATATTTTAGCTACCATATAGCTACCAAAGATTTTTGAAGCTCTGAAACATCGTATTTTAGGGGTTTTAAATGTGGTGGCTCCGAATACTGGATTCGAACCAGTGGCCAAGTGATTAACAGTCACCTACTCTACCGCTGAGCTAATTCGGAATACTTTTAAGAGGGTGGAATTATACTTTATGATGTTTTAAAAGTCAAGCATTTTATGCTATTTTATCCGTTTTCGTTTTTCATTTTCGTGCAAAATAAAAAATTCCAGATTTCCTACTCTTTTTTTGGTAATTTTAGACTCTTTTATAAGTGTTTCAAGTCGTTTTTTGCTTTCTTCATCAAAGAGCAGGTTTATATCTTCGGCAGTTAAGGGTCTTTTGTCCAGCGTGTTTAATATCTCTTCATTATTATAGTCAGCATTATTCGGTTCTGAATGAACTCTTGAAGCTATATGAATAGGCAGGGAGCCGTCAAAAAGAAGAGATGCTTCATAAAGCTCTTTGTAGCTAAGCCCGATGACGGGATAAGCAGGAGGTCTGTCGATAGTGCCTAAATCAATTCTTGTGACATCCATTTTCAAAAGAGCCTTGTTGAGTTTTTCTATCTCCTCTTTTGTGTCGTTAAGCCCATAAACAAAAAGTATCTCAATGAAGAGTTTGCCTTTAAAAATATGGCTAAATTCAATTACTTTTTGAACTATTTTTTCAATATCTATATTTGAGTGCGGTCTGTCAATTCTTTTAAAAACGCTCTCGCTTACCGCATCAAGAGATAGTTTAACTTGGTCGAGTTTTAAGAGCGAGTTAAAAACTTTCTCATTAACTAAAGTCGAGCTGTTTGTTAAAATGAGAGTTTGAGCAGATGCCTTTATTTTGTTTAACTCATCGATGAGTTCATCTAAATACGGATAGAGAGTCGGTTCTCCGTTTGCAGTTATAGTTATGACATCTATATGGTCGTTTAAATGTTCTTTGAGTTCATTGATGATTGCAGATACCGCTACTGTGCTTTTTTGCTCATCTGTCGTCGCACTTGGAGCAAGCTCGCAATAGAGGCAGTCAAAATTGCACTGTTTTAGAACGGGGGAGAGGTCTATACCCAAAGAA
Encoded proteins:
- a CDS encoding radical SAM protein, producing the protein MKTIFGPINSRRFGSSLGIDLSPVLKQCNFDCLYCELAPSATTDEQKSTVAVSAIINELKEHLNDHIDVITITANGEPTLYPYLDELIDELNKIKASAQTLILTNSSTLVNEKVFNSLLKLDQVKLSLDAVSESVFKRIDRPHSNIDIEKIVQKVIEFSHIFKGKLFIEILFVYGLNDTKEEIEKLNKALLKMDVTRIDLGTIDRPPAYPVIGLSYKELYEASLLFDGSLPIHIASRVHSEPNNADYNNEEILNTLDKRPLTAEDINLLFDEESKKRLETLIKESKITKKRVGNLEFFILHENEKRKRIK